A window of the Synechococcus sp. JA-3-3Ab genome harbors these coding sequences:
- a CDS encoding RNA-guided endonuclease InsQ/TnpB family protein: MGYGCQQVLVRDRELLPVLEYLCQQSNKVYNCALYYARQVYFKTKRLASYGELCAEMVRTKNKHFIAMYVSAAQQTCKSVAEALSSFKTKLKLFLQEEISLRPNLPRYRKKGMFTVAYPKKWLKFQEGRVRVPLGNQVKAWFGIDAFWIRFPTNLDWKNIKELRILPRHGVFYLEWIYAKPAQPQSLDPKKVLAIDHGVNNWLTCVSNLGHSFIIDGRKVKSFNQWYNKEVARLKTDKPQGFWSQKLERITEKRSRRMRDAIHKAARKVIDFCLHHSIGRIIFGWNKEQKQECGLGKVNNQNFVLIPTGWLKERIAELCQHYGIEFIEAEEAYSSQASFLDGDELPNYGEKPDGWRPSGKRVKRGLYQTAKGWLVNADANAAANLLKKVSRTLGLCLKELSRGALTTPLRVLLWTA; this comes from the coding sequence ATGGGGTACGGCTGTCAGCAGGTTCTCGTCAGGGACAGGGAGCTACTCCCCGTATTAGAGTACTTGTGTCAACAGTCTAATAAGGTGTACAACTGCGCTTTGTACTATGCGCGACAAGTCTATTTCAAAACAAAGCGATTGGCAAGCTATGGTGAGCTTTGCGCTGAAATGGTGAGAACCAAAAACAAGCACTTTATCGCAATGTATGTTTCCGCCGCACAACAGACGTGTAAGTCTGTAGCTGAGGCACTAAGTAGTTTTAAGACAAAGCTGAAACTTTTCTTGCAAGAAGAGATTAGCTTAAGACCAAACCTACCGCGCTACCGTAAGAAGGGAATGTTCACGGTAGCATACCCGAAGAAGTGGCTTAAGTTCCAAGAAGGAAGAGTCAGAGTGCCGCTCGGCAACCAGGTCAAAGCTTGGTTTGGGATAGACGCTTTCTGGATACGATTTCCTACCAACTTAGATTGGAAAAATATTAAGGAGCTAAGAATTCTGCCCAGGCATGGGGTGTTCTACTTGGAGTGGATCTATGCTAAGCCCGCTCAACCGCAATCGCTGGATCCAAAAAAGGTACTAGCAATTGACCACGGAGTAAACAACTGGCTTACGTGCGTTAGCAACTTAGGGCATAGCTTCATCATTGACGGACGCAAAGTCAAATCCTTTAACCAGTGGTACAACAAGGAGGTGGCTAGGCTTAAGACTGACAAGCCGCAGGGGTTTTGGTCGCAGAAACTTGAGCGAATTACGGAAAAAAGAAGCCGGAGGATGCGAGATGCAATTCACAAAGCTGCGCGCAAGGTCATTGACTTCTGTTTGCACCACTCGATTGGGAGAATCATCTTTGGTTGGAACAAAGAACAAAAGCAAGAATGCGGTTTAGGGAAGGTCAATAACCAAAACTTTGTTTTAATTCCAACAGGTTGGTTAAAGGAGCGTATTGCGGAATTATGTCAGCACTATGGCATTGAGTTTATCGAGGCGGAGGAGGCGTACAGTTCGCAGGCGAGCTTCCTAGATGGAGATGAGCTACCTAATTATGGTGAAAAACCCGACGGGTGGAGACCCTCTGGGAAGCGTGTCAAGCGGGGCCTGTACCAAACGGCAAAGGGGTGGTTGGTCAACGCTGATGCTAATGCTGCCGCCAACCTGCTTAAGAAAGTAAGCAGAACCTTGGGGCTTTGCCTTAAGGAACTGTCTAGAGGCGCTTTGACAACGCCG